The proteins below are encoded in one region of Paenarthrobacter ilicis:
- a CDS encoding dihydrofolate reductase, which produces MSTPTPGNDGQLPGVIFTQETAARMTGIGMVWAQTTSGVIGNDGTMPWHLPEDLKHFSQLTNGHPVIMGRKTWESFPEKYRPLPGRTNIVVTRNAEWASTPEAAGAVVVSSLDAALLESQFAPGGQKVWIIGGAEIFKQSMDVATLAVVTIIDGEFDGDTFAPELGAEWTFDSVAPAEGWLTAKNGTQYRFTTWRRTES; this is translated from the coding sequence ATGAGCACGCCCACCCCCGGCAACGACGGGCAACTGCCCGGCGTCATCTTCACCCAGGAAACTGCTGCACGCATGACCGGGATCGGCATGGTGTGGGCGCAGACCACATCCGGCGTGATCGGCAACGACGGCACCATGCCTTGGCACCTGCCCGAGGACCTCAAGCACTTCAGCCAGCTCACCAACGGGCATCCCGTGATCATGGGCCGCAAAACCTGGGAGTCGTTCCCGGAAAAGTACCGGCCGCTGCCTGGCCGCACCAACATTGTGGTGACCAGGAACGCGGAGTGGGCTTCTACGCCCGAGGCCGCGGGCGCCGTCGTCGTGTCCTCCTTGGATGCTGCCCTCCTTGAATCGCAATTTGCTCCGGGCGGCCAGAAAGTCTGGATCATCGGCGGGGCTGAAATCTTCAAGCAGTCCATGGACGTTGCCACGCTTGCCGTGGTGACCATCATTGACGGCGAGTTTGACGGTGACACCTTCGCTCCGGAACTGGGCGCCGAATGGACCTTTGACAGTGTGGCGCCGGCCGAGGGCTGGCTCACCGCGAAAAACGGCACACAATACCGGTTCACCACGTGGCGCCGGACCGAAAGCTAG
- a CDS encoding NF038396 family protein, producing MFKKPEILFVLGYMLLPLFALISAIVGLTMILGGNKIAGIIVLVVVTQVFTFGSFFALRKRKALLLEGP from the coding sequence ATGTTCAAAAAACCCGAAATCCTCTTTGTGCTGGGCTACATGCTGCTCCCGCTCTTCGCGCTGATCTCAGCGATCGTGGGCCTCACCATGATCCTGGGGGGCAACAAAATCGCCGGCATCATTGTCCTGGTAGTGGTCACGCAGGTGTTCACGTTTGGTTCCTTCTTCGCACTGCGCAAACGCAAGGCCCTCCTGCTCGAAGGTCCGTGA
- a CDS encoding thymidylate synthase encodes MSIPTPYEDLLRDVMDNGAHKADRTGTGTRSVFGRQLRFDLGSSFPLITTKRVHFKSVAVELLWFLRGDSNVKWMQDQGVTIWDEWADADGELGPVYGVQWRSWPTPDGGHIDQIAEVMKGLAANPDSRRHIVSAWNVSELKDMALPPCHAFFQFYVADGKLSCQLYQRSADTFLGVPFNIASYALLTLMVAQQLGLEPGEFIWTGGDVHVYDNHVEQVAEQLSREPFEYPQLKILRKPDSIFDYSLDDFEVVDYRHHPTIKAPIAV; translated from the coding sequence GTGAGCATCCCCACCCCCTATGAAGACCTCCTGCGCGATGTCATGGACAACGGCGCACACAAAGCCGACCGAACCGGAACAGGAACGCGGAGTGTTTTTGGCCGTCAACTGAGGTTCGACCTTGGCAGCAGTTTTCCGCTGATCACCACCAAGCGGGTCCACTTCAAATCCGTGGCCGTGGAACTGTTGTGGTTCCTGCGCGGCGACTCCAACGTCAAGTGGATGCAGGATCAGGGTGTCACCATTTGGGATGAATGGGCAGACGCCGACGGCGAACTCGGTCCCGTGTACGGTGTGCAGTGGCGCAGTTGGCCCACGCCCGACGGCGGTCACATCGACCAGATCGCCGAGGTCATGAAAGGGTTGGCGGCCAACCCGGATTCGCGCCGGCACATTGTCTCCGCCTGGAACGTCTCCGAACTCAAGGACATGGCCCTGCCGCCGTGCCATGCTTTCTTCCAGTTCTACGTTGCAGACGGCAAGCTGTCCTGCCAGCTGTACCAGCGCTCGGCGGACACTTTCCTGGGAGTGCCCTTCAACATCGCGTCCTACGCACTGCTCACGCTCATGGTGGCGCAGCAGCTCGGCCTGGAACCCGGCGAGTTCATTTGGACCGGCGGGGACGTCCACGTCTATGACAATCACGTGGAGCAGGTTGCTGAACAACTCAGCCGGGAGCCCTTTGAGTACCCGCAGCTGAAGATCCTGCGCAAGCCCGATTCCATCTTCGACTACTCCCTTGATGACTTTGAGGTTGTGGATTACCGCCACCACCCCACCATCAAGGCACCGATCGCCGTATGA